From the Excalfactoria chinensis isolate bCotChi1 chromosome 1, bCotChi1.hap2, whole genome shotgun sequence genome, one window contains:
- the SPX gene encoding spexin, translating to MKGLRKLTASVMALFLAVSFLSLSWSAPQAQFQRRNWTPQAMLYLKGAQGRRFISDESQRKDLYGRMQLETRSQNTNPLSLSEASALLLSSLRKAQEVEEENSDHPGYLMDNLSKW from the exons ATGAAG GGACTGCGTAAACTGACAGCATCTGTGATGGCACTGTTCCTTGCAGTGTCCTTCCTATCTTTGTCCTGGAGTGCTCCCCAG GCTCAATTCCAAAGGAGAAACTGGACTCCTCAGGCTATGCTCTATCTGAAGGGTGCAC AAGGACGTCGATTCATCTCAGATGAGAGCCAGCGAAAGGATCTGTATGGCAGAATGCAGCTTG AAACACGCAGCCAAAACACAAATCCTTTATCTCTTTCTGAAGCTTCAGCACTGTTACTTAGTTCCTTACGGAAAGCCCAAGAAG tggaagaggaaaacagtgaCCACCCCGGCTACCTGATGGATAATCTATCAAAGTggtga